In a single window of the uncultured Pseudodesulfovibrio sp. genome:
- a CDS encoding Rne/Rng family ribonuclease, which yields MTKKKRQKMFISVLPGEQVEVVIAEEGKVNEYYVEMVHQAKTKGNIYKGYIHNIDNGLQAAFINYGAERNGFLQIDEVHPEYYNNDVPTKKGQRFPLMQKVLKPGQEVLVQVVKEPTGKKGAFLTSYLSLPGRSFVYTVGRSQIGVSRKIENEKERARLKAALEGFETTEGVGLIARTAAVGQSKAALERDYKYLNRLWTDIRSNAQKVKAPAIVYKELGLAARAVRDYLTSDITEIWVDDKETFDQVHQFVKLAFPRKNNLARLHEDSDLSLLERFNLTKQVQEIYSREASMPSGGRLVFDATEALTAVDINSGKIGGEKNFQKMALKTNVEAAREIARQLRLRDIGGQVVIDFIEMKNPKDCREVEKVMRAEMKNDRARTDVSRISSFGLMELVRQRLGSSAIAISTEPCPCCKGTGIRRNMEWQALQALKEIHLDLRKPGNEEVEFDCEEELAIYLLNNKRGILADLEQRYNKSIHIDIEYEYDE from the coding sequence ATGACCAAAAAGAAACGGCAGAAGATGTTCATCTCCGTGCTGCCGGGAGAACAGGTCGAGGTCGTCATCGCCGAAGAGGGCAAGGTCAACGAATATTACGTTGAGATGGTCCATCAGGCCAAGACCAAAGGCAACATCTACAAGGGATACATCCACAACATCGACAACGGGCTGCAGGCCGCGTTCATCAACTACGGAGCCGAACGCAACGGCTTTTTGCAGATCGACGAGGTCCACCCCGAGTACTACAACAACGACGTTCCCACCAAGAAGGGCCAGCGCTTCCCGCTGATGCAGAAGGTGCTCAAGCCCGGCCAGGAAGTCCTGGTCCAGGTCGTCAAGGAACCCACCGGCAAGAAGGGCGCATTCCTGACCTCCTACCTTTCCTTGCCCGGCCGCAGTTTCGTCTACACCGTGGGCCGCAGCCAGATCGGGGTCTCGCGCAAGATCGAGAACGAAAAGGAACGCGCCCGCCTCAAAGCCGCCCTGGAGGGATTCGAGACCACCGAGGGCGTTGGCTTGATCGCCCGCACCGCCGCCGTGGGCCAGTCCAAGGCAGCTTTGGAGCGCGATTACAAGTACCTGAACAGGCTGTGGACCGACATCCGCTCCAATGCCCAGAAGGTCAAGGCTCCGGCCATCGTGTACAAGGAACTCGGCCTGGCCGCTCGCGCCGTCCGCGACTACCTGACCTCGGACATCACCGAGATCTGGGTGGATGACAAAGAGACCTTTGACCAGGTCCACCAGTTCGTGAAGCTGGCCTTCCCGCGCAAGAACAACCTGGCCCGCCTGCACGAGGACAGCGACCTGTCCCTGCTGGAGCGGTTCAACCTGACCAAACAGGTCCAGGAGATCTACTCTCGCGAAGCGTCCATGCCTTCGGGCGGACGGCTGGTCTTCGACGCCACCGAGGCCCTGACCGCCGTGGACATCAACTCCGGCAAGATCGGCGGCGAAAAGAATTTCCAGAAGATGGCGCTCAAGACCAACGTGGAGGCCGCCCGCGAGATCGCCCGCCAGCTCAGGCTGCGCGACATCGGCGGTCAGGTGGTCATCGACTTCATCGAGATGAAGAATCCCAAGGACTGCCGTGAGGTGGAGAAGGTCATGCGCGCGGAGATGAAGAACGACCGCGCCCGGACCGACGTCTCGCGCATCTCGTCCTTCGGCCTGATGGAGCTGGTCCGCCAGCGCCTGGGCTCCTCGGCCATCGCCATCTCCACCGAGCCCTGCCCCTGCTGCAAGGGCACCGGCATCCGCCGCAACATGGAATGGCAGGCCCTCCAGGCCCTCAAGGAAATCCACCTTGATCTGCGCAAGCCCGGCAACGAGGAGGTCGAGTTCGACTGCGAAGAGGAACTGGCCATCTACCTGCTGAACAACAAGCGCGGCATCCTGGCCGATCTGGAACAGCGCTACAACAAGTCCATCCACATCGACATAGAGTACGAATACGACGAGTAG
- a CDS encoding radical SAM protein: MAYKYVFGPVMSGRLGRSLGLDLLGDRICSMDCVYCEVGATRDRTCERRVYVPAADILKELSLWKEEGLEPPDMITLGGLGEPCLNSEMENVILGARRLFPETPVAVLTNASLMTDPEVRRELCAADVVLPSLDALVEDEFTKVNRPDEAVKPEAVAEGLLAFKNEFKGKIFLEILLAEGINDSDENLGRLKDFCQRLAPDRVDVVTLTRPGTVKGVRPVDGAVLSRWRLALGGGETRTGERRAHGSKEMSLERMTAAVAASLNRRPQTAQQLAQALGADPEKVRQAVEALEKMGDVTRRDDRGETFYHGTGHVIED; the protein is encoded by the coding sequence ATGGCATACAAATACGTCTTCGGCCCGGTCATGAGCGGGCGGCTCGGCCGCTCGCTGGGACTCGACCTGCTCGGGGACCGCATCTGTTCCATGGACTGCGTGTACTGCGAGGTGGGAGCCACCAGGGACCGGACCTGCGAGCGCAGGGTGTACGTCCCGGCGGCCGACATCCTCAAGGAGCTTTCCCTTTGGAAGGAAGAGGGGCTGGAACCGCCGGACATGATTACCCTGGGCGGCCTCGGCGAGCCTTGTCTGAACTCCGAGATGGAAAACGTCATCCTCGGGGCCAGACGGCTTTTCCCGGAAACGCCCGTGGCAGTGCTGACCAATGCCAGCCTGATGACCGACCCGGAGGTACGCCGCGAACTGTGCGCCGCCGACGTGGTCCTGCCCAGTCTCGATGCCCTGGTGGAAGATGAATTCACCAAGGTGAACCGGCCCGATGAGGCCGTAAAGCCCGAGGCTGTGGCCGAAGGGCTCCTTGCATTCAAAAATGAATTCAAGGGAAAGATATTTTTGGAAATTTTGCTTGCCGAAGGAATTAACGATTCCGACGAGAACCTCGGCAGGCTGAAGGATTTTTGCCAACGGCTTGCTCCCGACCGGGTGGACGTGGTCACGCTGACCCGTCCCGGTACGGTCAAGGGGGTCCGCCCCGTGGACGGGGCGGTTCTAAGCCGATGGCGCCTGGCGCTGGGCGGCGGGGAGACCCGCACCGGAGAGCGGCGGGCCCATGGTAGCAAGGAGATGAGCCTGGAGCGGATGACCGCTGCCGTGGCCGCCTCCCTGAACCGCAGGCCCCAGACCGCGCAACAGCTGGCCCAGGCCCTGGGAGCGGACCCGGAAAAGGTCCGCCAGGCCGTGGAAGCCCTCGAAAAAATGGGCGACGTCACCCGCCGGGATGACCGGGGTGAGACATTCTACCACGGCACGGGCCATGTCATCGAAGACTGA
- a CDS encoding tetratricopeptide repeat protein has translation MATAFFLVFSGLAVAGNAERVAQGEAALEREEFAKAYELLMPEAEGGNARAQLLIGLLYQNGHHVARDEDKGAAWLEKSIHSGSPLAKHFLASLYCSQGEYEKGLQLFQSSVEDGNLYDLYEVGVLYYKGQGAERDPCKAYEYFQRSIDSNDFRSAFYIALIYIKKECETVDGKNIVRYLLQASDRDEPQAQYALGLFFEYGCLVKADKVAAMDWYWKSSVNGYELASLRYQKLKGEGVSRLRTSPR, from the coding sequence TTGGCTACTGCGTTCTTCCTTGTGTTCTCCGGGCTAGCTGTAGCCGGCAATGCAGAGCGCGTCGCTCAGGGCGAGGCCGCCCTGGAGAGAGAGGAGTTCGCCAAGGCGTATGAATTGCTGATGCCTGAGGCCGAGGGAGGCAATGCAAGGGCTCAACTGTTAATCGGCCTTTTGTACCAGAACGGTCATCATGTCGCCCGGGATGAAGACAAGGGGGCGGCCTGGTTGGAGAAATCCATCCATTCCGGTTCGCCGTTGGCAAAGCACTTTCTGGCAAGTTTGTACTGTTCACAAGGTGAATATGAAAAGGGCTTGCAACTATTCCAGTCCTCGGTTGAGGACGGAAACCTATATGATTTATACGAAGTCGGGGTCCTATATTACAAAGGGCAGGGAGCCGAACGGGATCCTTGCAAGGCATACGAGTATTTTCAGCGGTCCATCGACAGCAATGACTTCCGCTCGGCATTCTACATCGCTCTGATTTATATAAAAAAAGAGTGCGAGACGGTCGATGGCAAGAATATTGTCAGGTATCTACTTCAGGCCTCGGATAGGGATGAACCACAGGCTCAGTACGCTTTGGGTTTGTTTTTCGAATATGGGTGTTTGGTCAAGGCCGACAAGGTTGCAGCGATGGACTGGTACTGGAAATCGTCTGTAAACGGCTATGAATTAGCCTCATTGCGGTATCAAAAGTTGAAGGGCGAGGGCGTTTCCCGATTGCGGACCAGTCCTCGCTAG
- a CDS encoding tRNA (adenine-N1)-methyltransferase: MIEPGQLILLISHKGKRYLRKLEAGGEVHTHDGKLLMDDIVEAGFGQYVQTHLGKAYLVLKPTLHDLIKGVKRQTQIMYPKEIGYLMMKLGIGPGSTVIESGTGSGGLTTALAWFVGDTGKVITYERRADFFKLAGKNLERVGLSHRVEQVNQNIEDGFLHSGADALFLDVRTPWEYLPSIPSAVIPGAMCGFLLPTVNQVSDLLRGLEDGPFADLEVLEILVRRWKPVADRLRPDDRMVAHTGFLVFARYMEPPAVRPRSEVAAAPEEVPAVEVEDLSDAPDDVPDEAPDNTEF; this comes from the coding sequence ATGATCGAACCGGGACAACTCATTCTTCTCATAAGCCACAAGGGCAAACGCTACCTGCGCAAGCTCGAGGCCGGCGGCGAAGTCCACACCCATGACGGCAAGCTGCTCATGGACGACATCGTCGAGGCCGGTTTCGGCCAGTACGTTCAGACCCATCTGGGCAAGGCGTATCTGGTCCTCAAGCCGACCCTGCACGACCTTATCAAGGGCGTGAAGCGTCAGACGCAGATCATGTACCCCAAGGAGATCGGCTACCTGATGATGAAGCTGGGCATCGGCCCCGGCTCCACGGTCATCGAGTCCGGCACTGGCTCGGGCGGCCTGACCACGGCCCTGGCCTGGTTCGTGGGCGACACCGGCAAGGTCATCACCTACGAGCGCCGCGCCGACTTCTTCAAGCTGGCGGGCAAGAACCTGGAGCGCGTGGGCCTTTCGCACCGCGTTGAGCAGGTCAACCAGAACATCGAGGACGGCTTCCTGCACTCCGGTGCCGACGCGCTGTTCCTGGATGTGCGCACTCCGTGGGAATATCTCCCCTCCATCCCGAGCGCGGTTATCCCCGGGGCCATGTGCGGCTTCCTGCTGCCCACGGTCAATCAGGTGTCCGACCTGCTGCGTGGACTGGAGGACGGCCCCTTCGCCGACCTCGAGGTCCTGGAGATTCTGGTCCGCCGCTGGAAGCCCGTTGCCGACCGGCTCCGCCCGGACGATCGCATGGTCGCCCATACCGGATTTCTCGTCTTTGCCCGGTACATGGAGCCGCCCGCGGTCCGGCCTCGGTCCGAAGTTGCGGCAGCCCCGGAAGAAGTCCCGGCCGTGGAGGTCGAAGACCTCTCCGACGCCCCGGATGACGTTCCGGACGAAGCCCCGGACAATACTGAATTCTAG
- a CDS encoding PAS domain-containing sensor histidine kinase, translating to MLEVTFEILRFIALALALGLFIRADRSVSYGRKGFLLIKIGILLILFGIFLEITDKLEIPGWGMVADIHVNFYLAKVVGQFVGSALLLAGLWFWLPSIRTMGEVQEALDKARTELEEHFLARTRELEAEVDRRCKAEAEGRISDERRRILFENSPIGITHGFVGGRFVERNMAYARMLGYESPEEMAQAQAEAGNTFSHLVDQADVDLIVSRARTDDYVKDLVVRMRCKDGEIRWIRLEMSMARDHHGRNYYFYAFALDVTDRVERSEALDRQRRRFKSISDSLPVGIFVVDIQSHTFTGANPAAEKMSGYTKDELLGLACSDALCDKSTPCPWVTLEEGDPRSSASFLTRKDGTRLPVLRNIVSTVVDGRRSLVVSLQDISEQKRLEELREDVNRIVTHDLKAPIIGVINGCRLLLLEEDTMDGELSEMLHLIEHQAEKALQMIGLSLALYKIEAGTYVYEPEAVRIMDVVWETAMNLGEKIESKNLTLSVLLDGSPDSGGKGPMIPANKLLLETMVANLLLNAVEAAPQGGEITLSLESGDPLYLTIANTGAVPEVMRDVFFDKYSTSGKPGGTGLGTYSARLAATAMGGNIQLSVSDDSDRTTLKVTLPGQ from the coding sequence ATGCTGGAAGTCACTTTCGAAATCCTGAGATTCATCGCCCTCGCCCTGGCTCTGGGACTCTTCATCCGCGCCGATCGGTCCGTGTCCTACGGCCGGAAAGGTTTCCTGCTCATCAAGATCGGCATCCTGCTCATCCTGTTCGGGATATTCCTGGAGATCACCGACAAACTGGAGATACCCGGCTGGGGGATGGTCGCCGACATTCATGTGAATTTTTATCTGGCCAAGGTGGTGGGCCAGTTCGTGGGGTCTGCACTGCTCCTGGCAGGGCTGTGGTTCTGGCTGCCCTCCATCCGGACCATGGGCGAGGTCCAGGAGGCCCTGGACAAGGCCCGGACTGAACTGGAGGAGCATTTTCTGGCCAGGACGCGCGAACTGGAGGCCGAGGTGGACAGGCGGTGCAAGGCCGAGGCCGAGGGCCGTATCTCGGATGAACGCCGCCGCATCCTGTTCGAGAACAGCCCCATCGGCATCACCCATGGTTTTGTGGGCGGCCGGTTCGTCGAGCGCAACATGGCCTATGCCCGCATGCTGGGGTACGAATCTCCCGAGGAGATGGCCCAGGCCCAGGCTGAGGCAGGAAACACCTTTTCCCATTTGGTGGATCAGGCCGACGTGGATCTTATCGTCAGCCGGGCCAGAACCGATGACTACGTCAAGGATCTGGTCGTGCGCATGCGGTGCAAGGACGGGGAGATCCGCTGGATCCGCCTGGAAATGTCCATGGCCCGCGATCACCATGGAAGAAACTATTACTTCTATGCCTTTGCCCTGGATGTGACCGACCGGGTGGAAAGGTCCGAGGCCCTGGATCGGCAGCGGCGCCGCTTCAAGAGCATCTCGGACTCCCTGCCGGTGGGCATCTTTGTCGTGGATATTCAGTCGCACACCTTTACCGGGGCCAACCCTGCGGCCGAGAAGATGAGCGGCTACACAAAGGATGAACTCCTGGGGCTGGCCTGCAGCGATGCCCTGTGCGACAAATCCACCCCCTGCCCCTGGGTGACGCTTGAAGAAGGCGATCCCCGTTCGTCAGCGAGTTTTTTGACTCGCAAGGACGGCACTCGTCTGCCCGTGCTCAGGAACATCGTCTCCACCGTGGTGGACGGCAGAAGGAGCCTCGTGGTCAGCCTGCAGGACATCTCCGAGCAGAAGCGGCTGGAGGAGCTGCGTGAGGACGTCAACCGGATTGTGACCCACGACCTCAAGGCGCCGATCATCGGGGTGATCAACGGCTGCAGGCTCCTGCTTCTGGAAGAGGATACCATGGACGGCGAGTTGAGCGAAATGCTGCATCTCATCGAACACCAGGCGGAAAAGGCCCTGCAGATGATCGGTCTGTCCCTGGCCCTCTACAAGATCGAGGCCGGGACCTATGTCTATGAGCCAGAGGCCGTTCGGATCATGGACGTGGTCTGGGAGACCGCCATGAACCTGGGCGAAAAGATCGAGTCCAAGAATCTGACCTTGTCGGTCCTGCTCGACGGATCTCCGGATTCAGGAGGCAAGGGCCCGATGATTCCGGCCAACAAGCTTTTGCTGGAGACCATGGTCGCCAACCTGCTGTTGAACGCGGTGGAAGCCGCGCCGCAGGGAGGCGAAATCACCTTAAGCCTGGAATCGGGTGATCCATTATATCTGACGATAGCCAATACAGGTGCCGTGCCCGAAGTTATGCGCGACGTCTTTTTCGACAAGTACTCCACCAGCGGCAAGCCGGGCGGGACCGGCTTGGGAACCTATTCGGCCCGGTTGGCGGCCACGGCCATGGGCGGCAACATCCAGCTGTCCGTCTCCGACGACAGTGATCGAACCACGCTGAAGGTGACCCTGCCTGGGCAGTAA